One stretch of Niallia sp. XMNu-256 DNA includes these proteins:
- a CDS encoding outer spore coat protein CotE, with the protein MGEYREIITKAVVAKGRKFTKSNHTVKPLHNPSSILGCWIINHTYEAEKIGKKVEINGSYDINIWYSFNNNTRTEVVTKTVDYCDVIKLKYRDKDCLDEQDVIAQVIQQPNCLECLISDGDLIVVHVEREFVVEVLGETKVIVHVYPEKRHGSDFDWGFDDVNDEDFEDLDPDFLDKKGN; encoded by the coding sequence ATGGGAGAGTACAGAGAGATTATTACAAAAGCGGTAGTGGCGAAAGGACGTAAATTTACAAAGTCTAACCACACAGTTAAGCCGCTACACAACCCGTCAAGTATTCTTGGCTGTTGGATTATTAATCATACGTATGAAGCGGAAAAGATTGGAAAGAAAGTAGAGATTAACGGCTCTTACGATATAAACATTTGGTATTCTTTTAACAATAATACAAGAACAGAAGTGGTAACAAAAACAGTAGACTATTGTGATGTCATTAAACTAAAATACCGAGATAAAGATTGCCTTGACGAACAGGATGTCATTGCCCAAGTCATCCAACAACCAAATTGTTTAGAGTGTTTGATTTCAGATGGAGATCTAATTGTGGTTCATGTTGAAAGAGAGTTTGTTGTCGAAGTGTTAGGAGAGACAAAAGTAATTGTTCATGTATATCCTGAGAAACGCCATGGATCAGACTTTGATTGGGGATTTGATGATGTAAACGATGAAGACTTTGAAGATCTTGATCCAGATTTCTTAGATAAAAAAGGAAATTAA
- the mutS gene encoding DNA mismatch repair protein MutS, which yields MAGYTPMIQQYLQVKADYQDAFLFFRLGDFYELFFEDAIKASQELEITLTARGGGGEERIPMCGVPYHSAASYIEQLIERGFKVAICEQVEDPKHAKGVVRREVVQLITPGTMMEGKGLSEKENNYIASINHFTDETFALAYADLSTGEMRATVLNNDFNEVFNEISLIGAKEIVVSSSFKEEWKKFICERLVMTISNEEDEEIRSEYQPLLSDIDGIKLQSTSARLFNYLHRTQKRSLEHLQPVKTYKIYQYMKIDYYSKRNLELTETIRSKGKKGSLLWLLDETRTAMGGRLLKQWIDRPLIDPSAIKARHDLVETLIKAFFERQEIREKLKEVYDLERLAGRVAFGNVNARDLVQLKKSLQQIPLIREIVERLDSEEATKLAQQMDSSEEVTDLLERAIEDNPPISIKEGNIIKDGYNEELDTYRDASRNGKTWIAQLEREEREKTGIKSLKVGYNRVFGYFIEVTRANLHLLEEGRYERKQTLSNAERFITPELKEKEALILQAEEKSMDLEYDLFTGIREHIKEYIPELQALAKTVSKLDVLQCFATISEERSFIRPNFSNERVMVIKDGRHPVVEKVMNVDHYVPNDCVMNKEREVLLITGPNMSGKSTYMRQIALTAILAQIGCFVPASEAVLPIFDQVFTRIGAADDLVSGQSTFMVEMLEAKNAIANATKNSLILFDEIGRGTSTYDGMALAQAIIEYIHHFIGAKTLFSTHYHELTVLEKELDNLKNVHVSAMEQNGKVVFLHKIKDGPTDKSYGIHVAKLAQLPGELITRANEILASLEKQDPKRHQEESPDLVQNVGQAEETITTKPIEATDHSMIEEEQLSFFSEEQAKGKTQTFTAKEKKVLDKVRDLDILDMTPMDAMNVLYELHKKIKG from the coding sequence ATGGCCGGTTATACGCCAATGATTCAACAATATTTACAAGTAAAGGCAGACTATCAAGATGCCTTTTTATTTTTTCGTCTTGGTGACTTTTATGAACTGTTCTTTGAAGATGCCATTAAAGCATCACAAGAACTAGAAATTACTTTAACAGCAAGAGGTGGAGGCGGGGAAGAAAGGATCCCGATGTGTGGGGTACCTTATCATTCTGCGGCATCTTATATTGAACAATTAATTGAGCGAGGATTTAAAGTAGCGATATGTGAGCAAGTAGAAGACCCGAAACATGCAAAAGGAGTTGTGCGCCGTGAAGTTGTACAACTGATAACCCCGGGGACGATGATGGAAGGGAAAGGCCTATCAGAAAAGGAAAATAATTATATTGCATCGATCAATCATTTTACAGATGAAACGTTTGCTTTAGCTTATGCTGATTTATCAACAGGTGAAATGCGAGCAACTGTATTAAATAATGATTTTAACGAGGTTTTTAACGAAATTTCCTTAATAGGAGCAAAAGAAATCGTGGTTTCTTCATCCTTTAAAGAGGAGTGGAAAAAGTTCATTTGCGAGCGTTTAGTGATGACCATTTCAAATGAAGAAGATGAAGAAATTAGATCAGAGTATCAACCGCTTCTATCCGATATTGATGGGATTAAACTGCAAAGTACAAGTGCTAGGCTTTTCAACTATTTACACCGTACGCAGAAACGCAGCCTCGAACATTTGCAGCCTGTTAAAACGTATAAAATCTATCAATATATGAAAATTGATTATTATTCAAAACGAAATCTTGAACTAACTGAGACGATTCGTTCGAAAGGGAAAAAAGGATCGTTATTATGGCTGTTAGACGAAACAAGAACAGCCATGGGAGGGCGCTTACTCAAACAATGGATTGACCGGCCTCTCATTGATCCTTCAGCCATTAAGGCACGTCATGATTTAGTGGAGACACTTATAAAGGCATTTTTCGAACGTCAGGAAATAAGGGAGAAATTAAAAGAAGTATATGATCTTGAGAGACTGGCAGGCAGAGTGGCATTTGGTAATGTCAACGCCAGGGATCTTGTTCAATTAAAAAAATCACTCCAACAAATCCCTTTGATTCGTGAAATTGTCGAAAGATTGGATAGTGAAGAAGCCACAAAATTAGCACAACAGATGGACTCAAGTGAAGAAGTTACAGACCTATTGGAAAGGGCGATTGAAGACAATCCGCCTATATCCATTAAAGAAGGAAATATCATTAAAGATGGATATAATGAGGAACTGGACACCTATCGTGATGCAAGTAGAAATGGAAAAACATGGATTGCACAATTGGAAAGAGAAGAAAGGGAAAAAACAGGAATAAAATCCTTAAAAGTCGGTTACAATCGTGTGTTCGGTTACTTTATTGAAGTAACAAGAGCAAACCTTCACTTATTGGAAGAGGGAAGATATGAACGAAAGCAAACTCTTTCAAATGCGGAGAGGTTTATTACGCCTGAATTGAAGGAAAAAGAGGCATTAATTTTACAAGCAGAAGAAAAGAGCATGGACTTAGAATATGACTTATTTACCGGAATTCGAGAGCACATAAAAGAGTATATTCCTGAGCTGCAAGCCTTAGCTAAAACAGTAAGCAAGTTAGATGTATTGCAATGCTTTGCAACAATTAGTGAAGAACGTTCATTTATAAGACCTAATTTTTCAAATGAACGTGTCATGGTCATTAAAGACGGACGACATCCGGTTGTAGAAAAAGTGATGAATGTTGACCACTATGTCCCAAATGATTGTGTGATGAATAAAGAAAGGGAAGTCTTACTCATTACCGGTCCGAATATGTCAGGAAAAAGTACGTATATGCGGCAAATTGCCTTAACCGCGATTCTTGCTCAAATTGGCTGCTTTGTTCCGGCTAGTGAGGCAGTATTGCCGATATTTGATCAAGTCTTTACACGGATTGGGGCAGCAGATGATTTAGTTTCCGGACAAAGTACGTTCATGGTTGAGATGTTGGAGGCAAAAAATGCGATTGCCAATGCCACGAAGAACAGTCTCATTTTATTCGATGAAATTGGTCGTGGAACTTCTACGTATGATGGAATGGCGTTAGCGCAAGCCATTATTGAGTATATTCATCATTTTATTGGCGCCAAAACATTATTTTCAACCCATTATCACGAACTAACTGTATTGGAAAAAGAATTAGACAATCTTAAGAATGTTCATGTAAGTGCAATGGAGCAAAATGGGAAAGTCGTGTTTCTTCATAAAATAAAGGACGGCCCAACAGATAAAAGTTATGGAATTCATGTAGCTAAATTAGCCCAACTGCCTGGGGAACTGATCACAAGGGCGAATGAGATTTTGGCTTCGCTAGAAAAACAAGATCCGAAGCGGCATCAAGAAGAATCTCCTGATCTCGTACAGAATGTCGGACAAGCCGAGGAAACAATTACAACGAAACCGATAGAAGCAACCGATCATTCAATGATTGAAGAAGAGCAATTGTCCTTCTTTAGTGAGGAACAAGCAAAAGGGAAAACACAAACATTTACAGCAAAGGAAAAAAAGGTGTTAGACAAGGTCAGAGATTTGGATATTTTAGACATGACACCAATGGACGCAATGAATGTTCTCTATGAACTACACAAAAAAATAAAGGGTTAA
- the mutL gene encoding DNA mismatch repair endonuclease MutL: MRKIIQLDDALSNKIAAGEVVERPASVVKELVENAVDAGSTAIDIELEEAGLAKIRISDNGDGIEEGDVPRAFQRHATSKIKDEHDLFRIRTLGFRGEALPSIASVSKLKLLTSTGDAGTKIIVDGGKVVSLEKAASRKGTEITVTDLFYNTPARLKYMKTIHTELGNITDTTNRLALAHPEVSFRLFHNERKLLHTTGNGDIRQVLAAIYGLNTVKKMIPIEATSLDFHLSGYIALPEITRASRNYISTMINGRFIKNYSLVKAIQEGYHTLLPIGRYPIAILTIEMDPILVDVNVHPSKLEVRISKEQELNELVANTIKAAFKKQELIPAGIVREKGKKELSQQTKLELDHIPVPTHKIETPTLNPKLSSIQRSIEKEDDTPMRVDDENQAESSFEYAGIVKEVQTIESTGEAEFDQNIEKDHQVASYEEPDEQEKTSRVPPLYPIGQMHGTYIFAQNEEGLYIIDQHAAQERIKYEFYREKVGEVASELQELLVPITFEFSSDEYIKIEEYRSELEKVGVFLEPFGYNSYIVKSHPQWFPRGEEKETIEEMIEQLLLMKKVDIKKLREEAAIMMSCKGSIKANRHLRNDEIQALLDELRLASDPFTCPHGRPIMIHTSVYELEKMFKRVM; encoded by the coding sequence ATGAGGAAAATCATTCAGTTAGATGATGCCCTTTCCAATAAAATTGCAGCCGGTGAAGTGGTCGAACGTCCAGCATCCGTTGTCAAAGAGCTCGTTGAAAATGCCGTTGATGCCGGCAGCACAGCCATTGATATCGAATTGGAAGAAGCGGGTTTAGCGAAAATTAGAATTAGTGATAATGGCGATGGAATCGAAGAGGGAGATGTTCCGCGAGCTTTTCAACGACATGCTACGAGTAAAATAAAAGATGAGCATGACCTCTTTCGCATTCGAACGCTCGGGTTTCGTGGGGAAGCCTTGCCAAGTATTGCATCTGTATCAAAGTTAAAGTTGCTTACTTCAACTGGTGATGCAGGTACAAAGATCATCGTTGATGGCGGTAAAGTCGTTTCGCTTGAAAAAGCCGCCAGCCGTAAAGGAACGGAAATCACCGTAACGGATTTATTTTACAATACGCCGGCCCGTTTGAAATATATGAAGACGATTCATACGGAGCTCGGGAATATTACAGATACGACCAATCGATTAGCTCTCGCACACCCGGAAGTTTCCTTTCGGCTTTTTCATAACGAGAGAAAATTACTTCATACAACTGGGAATGGGGATATTAGACAAGTATTAGCAGCGATTTATGGCCTGAATACGGTTAAAAAAATGATCCCCATTGAGGCGACGAGTCTTGACTTTCATTTGAGTGGGTATATTGCCTTGCCGGAAATTACAAGGGCATCGAGAAACTATATTTCAACGATGATTAATGGGCGATTTATCAAAAATTATTCGCTCGTTAAAGCGATTCAAGAGGGATATCATACCCTATTGCCCATTGGCCGATATCCCATCGCCATTCTTACGATAGAGATGGACCCGATTTTAGTGGATGTGAATGTTCACCCATCCAAATTAGAGGTAAGGATTAGTAAAGAACAAGAATTAAATGAATTGGTCGCAAATACAATCAAGGCAGCATTTAAAAAGCAAGAACTAATTCCAGCAGGAATTGTTAGGGAAAAGGGGAAAAAGGAGCTATCTCAACAAACGAAGTTAGAACTTGATCACATTCCAGTGCCAACCCATAAAATCGAGACTCCTACGCTAAATCCAAAGCTCTCATCTATTCAGAGATCAATAGAAAAAGAGGATGACACTCCAATGCGAGTAGATGATGAAAATCAAGCAGAAAGTTCATTTGAATATGCTGGGATCGTAAAGGAAGTTCAAACGATTGAATCAACGGGTGAAGCTGAGTTTGATCAAAACATCGAAAAAGATCATCAAGTTGCTTCATATGAAGAACCTGATGAACAAGAAAAGACTTCCCGTGTTCCACCGTTATATCCGATCGGACAAATGCATGGGACTTATATTTTTGCTCAAAATGAGGAAGGATTATATATCATTGACCAGCATGCTGCACAGGAAAGAATTAAATATGAATTTTATCGGGAAAAAGTCGGTGAAGTAGCTTCAGAGCTACAGGAATTGCTTGTTCCGATCACCTTTGAATTTTCATCAGATGAGTATATTAAAATCGAAGAGTACCGATCAGAACTTGAAAAAGTCGGCGTATTTCTTGAACCCTTTGGCTATAACAGTTACATTGTAAAGTCGCATCCACAGTGGTTCCCAAGAGGAGAGGAAAAGGAGACCATTGAAGAGATGATCGAACAGCTTCTTTTAATGAAAAAAGTGGATATTAAAAAGCTTCGTGAAGAGGCCGCGATTATGATGAGCTGCAAAGGATCCATTAAGGCAAATCGTCACTTGCGGAATGATGAGATTCAAGCTTTATTAGACGAACTACGATTAGCTTCCGATCCGTTCACATGTCCACATGGTAGACCGATAATGATTCATACATCTGTATATGAACTTGAAAAAATGTTCAAACGTGTTATGTAA
- a CDS encoding 2-oxoacid:acceptor oxidoreductase subunit alpha — protein sequence MVNQLSWKVGGQQGEGIESTGEIFSIALNRLGYYLYGYRHFSSRIKGGHTNNKIRVSTSQVRAVSDDLDILVAFDQETIEVNYKELNKTGIIIADSKFNPKNPDDSLGTLYAVPFTEIATNLGTSLMKNMVAIGATCAILNLDMQVFKDVVQEIFGKKGQQVVDKNMEAIKAGYDHLKELIGDSANTIKLNEADGKNRLFMIGNDAIALGALAGGCRFMAAYPITPASEIMEYLITNLPPLGGAVIQTEDEIAAVTMAIGANYGGVRALTASAGPGLSLKMEAIGLSGITETPLVIVDTQRGGPSTGLPTKQEQSDLMQMIYGTHGEIPKIVLAPSTVQEAFYDTAEAFNLAEEYQCPVIILSDLQLSLGKQTVEPLDFSKVEIRRGKLITEDLPDTENKEYFKRYEVTEDGVSPRVIPGVKNGIHHVTGVEHDETGKPSEAAANRQVQMDKRFRKMQNIKFDTPVYKNAPHEKSDLLIIGFNSTRGAIEEAMDRLEKDGLKVNHAHIRLIHPFPTDELLPLVENAKAVAVVENNATGQLANIIKMNVGHAAKINNVLKYDGNPFKPNEVYEKCKDIHQMQGAVLNGNI from the coding sequence ATGGTTAATCAGCTTTCTTGGAAAGTTGGAGGGCAACAAGGGGAAGGAATCGAAAGTACAGGGGAAATATTTTCAATTGCATTAAACCGATTAGGTTATTATTTATATGGGTATCGTCACTTTTCATCGCGAATTAAGGGCGGTCATACAAATAATAAAATTCGGGTGAGTACATCACAAGTACGTGCAGTTTCAGACGATCTTGATATTTTAGTAGCTTTTGACCAAGAAACAATTGAAGTTAACTATAAGGAATTAAATAAAACAGGTATTATTATAGCAGATTCTAAATTTAATCCGAAAAATCCTGATGATTCTCTAGGAACTCTGTATGCGGTTCCATTCACAGAAATCGCAACTAACTTAGGGACATCTTTAATGAAAAATATGGTTGCGATAGGTGCAACATGTGCAATCTTAAACTTAGATATGCAAGTTTTTAAAGATGTAGTTCAAGAGATTTTTGGCAAAAAGGGTCAGCAAGTAGTAGATAAGAATATGGAAGCGATCAAGGCGGGTTATGATCATTTAAAAGAATTGATCGGTGACTCTGCAAATACAATTAAATTAAATGAGGCTGACGGAAAAAATCGCTTGTTCATGATTGGTAACGATGCGATTGCTCTAGGTGCTCTTGCTGGTGGATGCCGTTTCATGGCAGCATACCCGATCACACCAGCCTCTGAAATTATGGAATACTTAATTACAAACTTGCCTCCATTAGGAGGGGCTGTTATTCAAACAGAGGACGAAATCGCAGCCGTAACAATGGCAATTGGGGCAAATTATGGTGGCGTACGTGCTTTAACTGCATCTGCGGGGCCTGGGTTATCCCTTAAAATGGAAGCGATCGGATTATCTGGTATAACAGAAACACCTCTTGTTATTGTCGATACTCAGAGAGGCGGTCCATCAACAGGATTACCGACAAAACAAGAACAATCGGATTTAATGCAAATGATTTATGGAACTCATGGTGAAATTCCAAAAATTGTATTAGCTCCTAGTACGGTTCAAGAAGCCTTTTACGATACAGCGGAAGCATTTAACTTAGCAGAAGAGTATCAATGTCCGGTTATTATACTATCTGATTTACAATTATCACTTGGAAAGCAAACGGTTGAACCATTAGATTTTAGCAAAGTCGAAATTCGTCGTGGGAAATTAATCACTGAGGACTTACCAGATACTGAAAATAAAGAATACTTCAAACGTTATGAAGTAACAGAAGATGGAGTTTCTCCAAGAGTCATTCCAGGGGTTAAAAATGGAATCCATCATGTAACAGGTGTTGAACATGATGAGACAGGTAAGCCATCTGAAGCAGCAGCAAATCGACAAGTTCAAATGGATAAGCGCTTTAGAAAAATGCAAAACATTAAGTTTGATACACCTGTTTATAAAAATGCACCACATGAAAAATCAGATCTATTAATCATTGGTTTTAACTCAACTCGCGGAGCAATTGAAGAAGCAATGGATCGTCTTGAGAAAGATGGGTTGAAGGTGAATCATGCTCACATTCGCTTAATACACCCATTCCCAACAGATGAACTTTTACCACTTGTAGAGAATGCAAAAGCCGTAGCAGTTGTTGAAAATAATGCTACAGGACAGCTTGCAAATATTATCAAAATGAATGTCGGGCATGCAGCAAAAATCAATAATGTCTTAAAGTATGACGGAAATCCATTTAAACCAAATGAAGTTTATGAAAAATGCAAAGATATACACCAAATGCAAGGAGCTGTTCTAAATGGCAACATTTAA
- a CDS encoding RicAFT regulatory complex protein RicA family protein, translating into MGKFTKDDIVEKAKDLAKMIAETEEVDFFKKAEAKIHENEKVRQHISTIKALQKQAVNFQHYGKVEALKKTEGKISALEQELDEIPIVNEFKESQVEVNDLLQLVATTISNRVTDEIIKSTGGNLLSGETGAEIKNKSCSHH; encoded by the coding sequence ATGGGGAAATTTACAAAAGATGATATTGTCGAAAAGGCAAAGGATCTTGCCAAAATGATTGCCGAAACAGAGGAAGTTGATTTTTTTAAAAAAGCTGAAGCGAAAATACATGAAAATGAAAAAGTACGTCAGCATATTTCAACCATAAAGGCACTTCAAAAACAAGCGGTAAATTTTCAACATTATGGTAAAGTGGAAGCCTTGAAGAAGACTGAAGGAAAAATCTCTGCCCTGGAACAGGAACTGGATGAAATTCCGATTGTGAATGAATTTAAAGAATCTCAAGTAGAAGTAAATGATTTATTACAATTAGTTGCAACAACGATATCGAATCGCGTAACAGATGAGATCATTAAATCAACAGGCGGGAATTTATTAAGTGGTGAAACTGGAGCAGAAATTAAAAATAAAAGTTGTTCCCACCATTAA
- a CDS encoding 2-oxoacid:ferredoxin oxidoreductase subunit beta has product MATFKDFRNNVKPNWCPGCGDFSVQAAIQRAAANVGLEPEELAVISGIGCSGRISGYINSYGLHGIHGRSLPIAQGVKMANRDLTVIASGGDGDGFAIGMGHTIHAIRRNVDITYIVMDNQIYGLTKGQTSPRSAVGFKTKSTPHGSIEQSVSPMEMALTAGATFVAQSFSTDLKDLTALIEAGINHKGFSLINVFSPCVTYNKINTYDWFKENLTKLSDVEGYDPSNREEAMQTLMKHNGLVTGLIYQNTERQSYQQLLKGYSEEPLVHADLQLNEEHFKQLVAEFK; this is encoded by the coding sequence ATGGCAACATTTAAAGACTTTCGAAATAATGTAAAACCAAACTGGTGTCCTGGATGTGGAGATTTCTCCGTGCAAGCTGCGATACAACGTGCGGCAGCAAATGTCGGATTAGAACCAGAAGAATTAGCAGTTATTTCTGGAATTGGTTGTTCAGGACGTATATCTGGGTATATTAACTCATACGGATTACACGGCATACATGGCCGTTCTCTCCCTATTGCTCAAGGTGTTAAAATGGCAAACCGTGATTTAACCGTAATTGCTTCTGGTGGCGATGGAGATGGATTTGCGATTGGAATGGGACATACGATTCATGCCATTCGTAGAAATGTCGATATCACGTATATTGTCATGGATAACCAAATCTACGGTTTAACGAAGGGACAAACATCCCCGCGTTCAGCTGTTGGGTTTAAGACCAAATCGACTCCTCATGGTTCGATTGAGCAGTCAGTTTCCCCGATGGAAATGGCCTTAACGGCTGGAGCTACATTTGTGGCACAAAGCTTCTCAACGGACTTAAAGGATTTAACCGCACTAATTGAAGCCGGAATCAACCATAAAGGTTTCTCTTTAATTAATGTTTTCAGCCCATGTGTCACATATAATAAAATCAATACGTATGATTGGTTTAAGGAAAATCTCACTAAATTAAGTGATGTTGAAGGCTATGATCCATCTAACCGTGAAGAAGCGATGCAGACATTGATGAAACATAATGGACTAGTGACAGGTTTAATCTATCAAAATACTGAACGCCAGTCATACCAACAATTATTAAAGGGTTATTCTGAAGAGCCGTTAGTACATGCAGACCTTCAATTAAATGAAGAACACTTTAAACAATTGGTAGCAGAGTTTAAATAA
- the miaB gene encoding tRNA (N6-isopentenyl adenosine(37)-C2)-methylthiotransferase MiaB, with amino-acid sequence MNEQQRKAGQQVIDPSDKKSAKDYSKYFETVYVAPSLKEAKKRGKEEVSYFKDFEIPEEFKGLGQGRKFYIRTYGCQMNEHDTEVMAGIFLGLGYEPTDTVEDANVILLNTCAIRENAENKVFGELGHLKPLKLERPDLLIGVCGCMSQEESVVNKILTTYQQVDMVFGTHNIHRLPQILNEAYMSKEQVIEVWSKEGDIIENLPKVRRGNIKGWVNIMYGCDKFCTYCIVPYTRGKERSRRPEDIIQEVRHLAAQGYQEITLLGQNVNAYGKDFTDMKYGLGDLMDQIRKIDIPRVRFTTSHPRDFDDHLIEVLAKGGNLVEHIHLPVQSGSTDVLKIMARKYTREHYLELVRKIKAAIPDVALTTDIIVGYPNETDEQFEETMSLYREVGYESAYTFIYSPREGTPAAKMQDNVPMEVKKERLQRLNALVNELSAEAMKKYEGKVVEVLVEGESKNNPDVLAGYTRRNKLVNFTGPKTAIGKIVKVKITETRTWSLNGEMVE; translated from the coding sequence ATGAACGAGCAACAAAGAAAAGCTGGACAACAAGTTATCGATCCTTCGGACAAAAAATCCGCAAAGGATTACAGCAAATATTTTGAAACGGTTTATGTAGCGCCATCCTTAAAAGAAGCCAAAAAACGTGGAAAAGAAGAGGTTTCCTATTTTAAAGACTTTGAGATTCCGGAAGAATTCAAAGGCCTTGGTCAAGGTCGAAAGTTTTATATTCGTACCTATGGCTGTCAAATGAATGAACATGATACAGAGGTAATGGCAGGGATCTTCCTTGGACTCGGATATGAACCAACAGACACAGTAGAAGATGCCAATGTTATTTTGTTAAATACATGTGCCATCCGCGAGAATGCAGAAAATAAAGTGTTTGGTGAACTTGGTCATCTTAAACCTTTAAAACTAGAAAGACCTGATTTATTAATCGGTGTTTGTGGCTGTATGTCTCAAGAAGAATCGGTCGTAAATAAGATTTTAACAACATATCAACAAGTCGATATGGTTTTTGGAACCCATAATATCCATCGTCTTCCACAAATCTTAAATGAAGCCTATATGTCAAAGGAACAGGTGATAGAGGTTTGGTCTAAAGAAGGAGATATTATTGAGAATCTTCCGAAGGTTAGACGTGGTAATATTAAGGGATGGGTCAATATTATGTACGGTTGTGACAAGTTCTGTACATATTGTATTGTTCCATATACAAGAGGGAAAGAAAGAAGTCGTAGACCAGAGGATATTATCCAAGAAGTACGTCACCTTGCTGCTCAAGGATATCAAGAAATCACATTGCTAGGTCAAAATGTAAATGCGTATGGAAAAGACTTTACAGATATGAAATATGGTCTAGGCGATTTAATGGATCAAATTAGAAAAATTGATATCCCTAGAGTCCGCTTTACAACCAGTCATCCTCGTGATTTTGATGATCATCTAATTGAAGTATTAGCTAAAGGCGGCAATTTAGTTGAGCATATTCATTTACCTGTACAATCAGGTTCCACTGATGTGTTAAAAATAATGGCTCGTAAATATACTCGGGAGCACTATCTTGAATTAGTTCGTAAAATTAAAGCTGCGATTCCAGATGTAGCCTTAACAACCGATATCATTGTTGGTTATCCAAATGAAACGGACGAGCAATTCGAAGAAACGATGTCCCTGTATCGCGAAGTAGGGTATGAAAGTGCGTACACGTTTATTTACTCTCCTCGTGAAGGAACTCCAGCAGCAAAAATGCAAGATAACGTCCCGATGGAAGTCAAAAAAGAACGATTACAGCGATTGAATGCTCTTGTTAATGAATTATCTGCTGAGGCCATGAAGAAATATGAAGGCAAAGTAGTGGAAGTTTTAGTAGAAGGTGAGAGCAAGAACAATCCTGATGTATTAGCTGGTTATACTCGTAGAAATAAGCTAGTTAATTTTACAGGTCCTAAAACCGCCATTGGCAAAATTGTTAAAGTGAAAATTACAGAGACTAGAACATGGTCGTTAAATGGAGAAATGGTAGAATAA
- the spoVS gene encoding stage V sporulation protein SpoVS codes for MEILKVSAKSNPNSVAGALAGVLRERGGAEIQAIGAGALNQAVKAVAIARGFVAPSGVDLICIPAFTDILIDGEERTAIKLIIEPR; via the coding sequence ATGGAAATATTAAAAGTTTCAGCAAAGTCTAATCCTAATTCTGTAGCTGGTGCGCTTGCTGGGGTTCTGCGTGAAAGAGGTGGAGCAGAAATTCAAGCAATTGGTGCGGGTGCATTAAACCAAGCTGTAAAAGCTGTAGCCATTGCAAGAGGATTTGTTGCACCTAGCGGAGTAGATTTAATTTGTATTCCAGCATTTACAGATATTTTAATCGATGGAGAAGAAAGAACGGCAATCAAATTAATTATTGAACCTAGATAA